The following are from one region of the Marinitoga sp. 38H-ov genome:
- a CDS encoding alpha-amylase family glycosyl hydrolase, translating to MKNLKNVYDFLKVNIDKGKTNYAIPKRWMPNDYEGNVVLKGRTFVVNPYEYFSNIIDNIIKKSKEENDYSKPLSFTTNEKTTDWLKKSIIYSAHVRMTAAYKHDANAVYFKPDDDLGYRESGTFLKMIALLPYLKQFNVDAIYLLPITKSSNKFKKGEVGSPYAVKSFHHVEDDYHDPLLEGFNADQEFSAFVEAAHMLGIRVILDFIPRTAARDNNLILEHPDWFYWIDINELSSYKPPMIESLDFEQPSSENLPILYNHPEVKKHLKKFRWAPNITNPQKWDNFVKRNKNNPDFLEEIVKEFKIITVPGFSDWINDPQPTWDDVTFLRLFMSHPLESEKYLENPNEQPPYVLFDVVKSSNFPGKEKNEELWNMLSDLMPYFQKNYGIDGARLDMGHALPKELEHRIISSAKNYDPSFGIIAEELSMDNHIKAKLSGYDAILGNTWWSEPRHKEGWFIKTIRDIMPKLEVPSFATAETPDSPRAVTRDGEENFAKLSAVVNTFMPNGITVINSGSEIFEKQPMNLGLDFEKPEEERYKYLKPTDQFYGKLAFFDYYALHWDVDKHMVNLLKVLGEIKKDHVDLITKISNYRFTEHMENVISIFYWNGNKGLLIPINLNFDKTVNFGFDLGYHTWRGNHKISLLLENYRRCDFKWDEGAWLNINLNPGETKIYLVE from the coding sequence ATGAAAAATTTAAAGAATGTATATGATTTTTTAAAAGTAAATATTGATAAAGGAAAAACAAATTATGCAATACCAAAAAGATGGATGCCAAATGATTATGAAGGGAATGTTGTCTTAAAAGGGAGAACATTTGTAGTTAACCCTTATGAATATTTTTCAAATATTATTGATAATATTATAAAAAAATCTAAAGAAGAAAATGATTACTCTAAACCATTATCATTTACGACAAATGAAAAAACGACAGATTGGTTAAAAAAATCTATAATATATAGTGCTCATGTAAGAATGACAGCAGCGTACAAACATGATGCAAATGCAGTTTATTTTAAACCTGATGATGATTTAGGATATAGAGAGAGTGGAACGTTTTTAAAAATGATAGCTTTATTACCCTATTTAAAACAATTTAATGTTGACGCTATCTATTTATTACCTATTACTAAGTCAAGTAATAAGTTTAAAAAAGGTGAAGTTGGCTCTCCTTATGCTGTAAAAAGTTTTCATCATGTAGAAGACGATTATCATGATCCGTTATTAGAAGGATTTAATGCTGATCAAGAATTTTCAGCATTTGTTGAAGCGGCGCATATGTTAGGAATAAGAGTTATTCTTGATTTTATTCCAAGAACGGCCGCTAGAGACAATAATTTAATCTTAGAACATCCTGATTGGTTCTACTGGATAGATATAAATGAGTTATCATCATATAAACCACCAATGATAGAATCTTTAGATTTTGAACAACCATCATCTGAAAATTTACCTATATTGTATAATCATCCTGAAGTAAAAAAACATTTGAAAAAATTTAGATGGGCACCAAATATTACAAATCCTCAAAAATGGGATAATTTTGTAAAGAGAAATAAAAATAATCCAGATTTCTTAGAAGAAATAGTAAAAGAATTTAAAATAATTACAGTTCCTGGTTTTTCTGATTGGATAAACGATCCTCAACCTACTTGGGATGATGTTACATTTTTAAGATTATTTATGAGTCATCCTTTAGAATCTGAAAAATATTTAGAAAATCCTAATGAACAACCTCCATATGTTTTATTTGATGTGGTAAAATCAAGTAATTTTCCTGGAAAAGAAAAAAATGAAGAATTATGGAATATGTTATCTGACTTAATGCCATATTTCCAAAAAAATTATGGAATTGATGGAGCAAGACTTGATATGGGACATGCTTTGCCAAAAGAATTAGAACATAGAATTATATCAAGTGCAAAAAATTACGATCCTTCCTTTGGAATAATTGCTGAAGAATTATCCATGGATAATCATATTAAGGCTAAATTGAGTGGATATGATGCTATACTTGGTAATACATGGTGGAGCGAACCTAGACATAAAGAAGGTTGGTTTATTAAAACAATAAGAGATATAATGCCAAAGTTAGAAGTACCATCATTTGCTACAGCTGAAACACCGGATTCTCCTAGGGCAGTTACTAGAGATGGTGAAGAAAATTTTGCTAAATTATCTGCGGTAGTAAATACATTTATGCCAAATGGAATAACTGTAATTAATTCAGGAAGCGAAATTTTTGAAAAACAACCGATGAATTTAGGGCTTGATTTTGAAAAACCGGAAGAAGAAAGATATAAATATTTAAAGCCTACAGATCAATTTTATGGTAAATTAGCTTTTTTTGATTATTATGCGTTACATTGGGATGTTGATAAACATATGGTTAATCTTTTAAAGGTTTTAGGAGAAATAAAAAAAGACCATGTTGATTTAATAACAAAAATAAGTAATTATAGATTTACCGAACATATGGAGAATGTTATTTCTATTTTCTATTGGAATGGAAATAAAGGTTTATTAATACCAATTAATTTGAATTTTGATAAAACTGTTAATTTCGGATTTGATTTAGGATATCATACATGGAGAGGTAATCATAAGATTAGTTTATTATTAGAAAATTATAGAAGATGTGATTTCAAATGGGATGAAGGAGCATGGTTAAATATTAATTTAAACCCTGGAGAAACAAAAATTTATCTTGTTGAATAA